GGGAGAGGATGTCTTGGAGCTTCAATGGAGGGCAAAGGACGTCGATTAGGTATTGGGCTAATTGGGAGATTTTTTGCTTTCCTTTGGGGAGCTCAACGTGGTACCAGCAGAAttccttgcccttgccctctTTGAGGCTCCATTCCTGATTGTAGTAGCTGCCGTCGCCGTCGAAGATGTAGGCCTTGCGCCGCACCGGGTGCTGGGAGGAGTTGAGGTGGTTAACTTGGTAGCTTCGTGGCTGTGAGGATTCGCTGTCAACGTCCTCTGCGGAAGCTGCGCCGACGTCGTTTTGTTCGATTTCGTTCATCTCCATTTTTGTGTTCcgatcaaaatcaaatcaaccCCATTTTTGTCAATTTCTGTATGGAAATGCAgcttcaaaacaaaacaatgatgatgaaattattttaatttcgttGTCTCACATTGTCAAAATCGATATCAACGTGATTTTTGTTTACAATATTCTTTCAATCTCTTGGATGCGAAGATGTGACTCACCGTAAAATAGTAGCCGGGAATGAggaaaaattcaatcttgaaAAGTTTTAGGGAAAAAATGAGGGGAGGTTGAAGATAATTGTTAGACggttttaaaatgataaaattgaaatgatgtTATTGTAGAATCATTGTGGAGAATAGTGACATGAGATGCTTGTGATGAATTTTGTAACAGAATCTTCCTAAAAATCTGCAGAATTAAATCTGTGCtgcaaactaattaaattgttcCCTTGCATGCACCATGTAGGGATATTCAatcttattataaattttattttgtcatttgtttTAATACTTCCGCAACCAACACTCATATAGACTATACACTACTGAAAACTGTTTAATAATGAATTTGACTTGTTATAGCATTTGACACAACTTTAATGTTTCAGGTAATAAGTATAAAACTTACAAattgctactccctccgtttcgccatagttaaggcgaaacttttcggcacagagttttagaaatgaatattgggtgtgttaaataaattgataaaaaataagagaaaggaaaatgcagagagaataaagtaagaaagagtaaattaagaaagagaaaaagattaccatatatagaaatgactcaattatgaagaaacttcctgaaatggaaaaatgacgcaactatgaagaaacggagggagtatttgaattaaagtttctTTAGAAAATTGTCATAATGAGTTTCATGGAGTATCCATTTGATAGGATCCTGTTTTCCGCCATTGTGgttggataaaaaaaaacaaatttataaatcgTACGTATATCCTTTTGAAGGATGACCTtacatagtactccctccaaaGTATTACTGATAAATACTACTCTCTTCGTTCCACTTTAGAAATCTCATTTGAGTttgacacagattttaataaatgtaaaagaaagtttgtgaaaaaaaaatagtgaaatgtggatggaaaaaagatagtgaatcctacttttatactcctatatttgttttataataaaatagagtaaagaccaaaactggtcctgaacatatgaccattttatgattttggtcctaaactttattttttagattttttgggccatttcaaatcggatcacaattggtcatCCGTCAATAATtccgttaattttataacagtCAACAGATTTAACTCAATTTTGACCGATTAAAGCTCTTACTTATGATTTTTAAGTCACTAATTATagcattaattattattctatttattactcctatagagaaaaaaaatagagatattaaaacaaaacctGTGATAACATCGAGCTGAAGAACATTGGAAATTTGGGGGCCAGAGAAAGAGGACTGCCCACTAATCCCAGGCATTAGAGAGCGTTCCTCCCACGATGAGGTACAAATAATCGGTCCAAGAACCCGGCGCCAGCCCGGCCCCGTAATACCCTAAACCCTTCCTCCCAAGAAACCCTAATCCGGCTCCCGTTTCTTCCCAGCGAAGCCATATCCACCACCAAGCCGCCGTGCGCTGCCGCCTGCCCCCTCACGGAGTGGCCGTGGCCTCTGGCCGCAATGCCGAACGGGGTGGGGCACTCATTGGACAGCCTCACGAGCTCGACGACGTCGTTTTCGGAGGAAGGGTGCAGGACTGCTCGAGGGGGAGGGAGATGTTAGGTAAAACGTCGGGAGGGAGAAGACGATCCATTTTCTgggaaaagagaaagaatttgttgaaatttcaatttgttattttaatttccattTGTTAGAAGATGATTTCTTTTCAGGCTAATGTttagtatatttattgattaatatatttgtttttttctataggagtaataaatagaataataattaatgatataattagtaatttaaacaTCATAATTAAGAGGTTTAATTGGTCAAAATTGAGTTAAACCCGTTGACtgttataaaactaatggaactattgacggaggaccaattgtgatccaatttaaaatgtacaggacattaaaatctaaaagataaagtttaggaccaaaatcgtaaaatgatcatatgtttaggaccaattttgacttttactcaataaaatatgaatgtaaAAAACTTAGTGGACGGGAgacctattaccatttatggaattttCATACCAAGGTCATACAATGGGACACCAAGAATGATAAATTGAAACTcctaagagcactcccaatggtgcCGGCTAAAAGTCGGCGTTTTTTCGCCGTCTATCGCCGACCAATGGGAGaggtcggcgataattcggcgatttttcctCCCGTTTTATCGCCAatcggcgaaaaatcgccggattatcgccgaccactgtgggcgataattcggcgataaatatattttttgttttttttttttaatttccccctataaatacacaccttctcttcattctctctccatcctcatccattttctctcttcattctctcctcatcctcatcccttttctctcttcatttattttctctctctccatctatatttaatgaattctgAATCGTCTTCTCATTCTCGGTCCGACGAGGAGAtatctcattcttcttccgaagaGGAGGTACCTCCCGCTCTCACCGGATGGGATGTCGCGGGTTTCGCCAACAACCCAGTCAACAACTATATCTCCCGTTTCATACAAAGCGAGCTTGCTCGAATGCAGCAGCCCACCCAAACGGCCAATCCGCAGGCGGCGCCGATACATCCCCGCGACCACGCTCGGGTGGGCACGATCGGCCTGTTCGCCGATTATTTTGCCGAGGAACCACGTTATCCGGCAGATGTATTTCGTCGCCGATTCGTAATGCGCCGCTCCTCTTCCTGCGCATTGTTAATGCGTTGTCCGCGCGTTACCCCGAGTTCCGGCTCCAGCGAGACGCCACAGGAAGCCCGGCCTATCGCCCCTGTAGAAATGCACCGTTGCCATCCGACAATTGGCATATGGAGGGTCCGCCGACATATTCGATGAGTATCCGCAATGCGGCGAGACGACCGGCAACGAGTGCCCGAAGAATTTTTGTCGTGGCGTGCGAGAGATATTTGGGGAGCACTACCTTCGCTCGCCGAACGCAGCTCGACCGCTGGGGTCTCCGCTGGATTGGCACTTTGGAGGAGCCACGGCTTTCCGGGGATGCTCGGCAAAGATCGATCGTATGCACCTGGCAAAGTGGAAGAACCGCCCAACCGCGTGGCGAGGCCAGTTCACTACCGGCTACAAAGGTACGCATCCCACCATCATTCTTGAAGCCGTTGCCGACCAACGgctttggatttggcatgcttattttggtatagccgggtcgaacaacgacctaaatgttctcaattcctcgccccttttcaacgagcggGTCAACGGGTTAGGCCCCTCCATCGAATTCACGGCCAATGGCAATGTGCATAACATGGGGTACTACCTGGCTGACGGCATCTATCCGCAATGGCCCGTGTTTTTGAAGATGATCAGATGCCCAGTCGGAGATAATAGAAAGTATTTTGCCCGAGCGCAAGAGTctgcgcgcaaggatgtggagagggcGTTTTGGGTGCTCCAATCGCTATTTGCACTGGTAAAGGGCCCGACGCGCTTTTTCTACCAGGAGGATAttgccgacatcatgtatgcgtgcatcatcatgcataacatgatcatcGATGATGAACACGAAGGCGTCCTCAACGTCACCAACGACACCAGTGTTGCATCATCGAGTCACGGTGTCTCAACCGAGTCCGAGTCCGAGTCCGCCCGCCGGGGTGTACCGTACAACGAACATGAACAATTCAAGGCGTTCATGGACATACACCAGAAGGAGGCCCATCGAGCACTACAACACGATATGATCGAAGAATTGTGGGCAAATAGAAACCGCGCCCaccgcccttgaatttttttactttgaatttttttttccattcctgtactattttttttattaattttcgtcgttgtaatgtttacccgtgtttaatacaacgaactttattactattatttgttttgtcttataaattaaattagctagctttattatatacaaaaataaaacaattaaattagtgatatgtaaaaatgaaatgttgagttagggagaaataaggtagaaataagggagaaaccattggagcagttggctaaaagttggctaaaaactgaggataaattatggtgctgatgtggcgctgatgtggcaggagttagggagaaataagggaggtTTTAGGGAAACTGTTGGGAATGTTCTAAAGTAGGACGAAGAGAATAAtggatttaaaattatgaagtttttttactactactactgctgttgtggagtagtactattatgaGTTATTTTCTgcttgttttaattaataaaataaattatcgaAGATCAGGTATGCGTATTTGAGTGATATTACTACTCTCTCAATgttaaactcattttttccataaagataacattaatataataaattaaataaataaagattaaagcaaaaaaagaattaattataaaatctccAAGTGGTTGACTCCGGAGGCTCACAAAAACACCGGAAGCACTGAATCCCAAACCGCTTGTTACAgctatttaaaaaaactcGGTACGTAGTTCATGGGGCTAgatattttcttctctctcttcatctttatATGTCTCGCTGCCCACAGCATCAATCATTGCTGCCTAAAAGCTTTCTTCTCGATACTTCTCCTTTTATCTGGAAACCGCGATTACGCATCGAGATCTCCGTATCGCCATCGCCAACACCAGGTGattctcttttcctttcttctttcgCAGCTTCAAAGctcttttattctctcttcggTCGCCTTTCGCGATTTTGCGTTGTTCATATGATTCTGGCGATTTGATCGGATTACATACTTGCCTTTGTACTGCTGTGGCTTTCTTCCTTCTGCCTGGCTTATGTTGGACGCACATGCATTACATTATGTTGTTTTCAGCTACTTTTTGTTGTGAGAAATTATTCGCACTAATGATGTTCTCGTCATAGCAAATGATCCTTTGTTTTTCGTTTTGGTTTCTctttaattaggtgtttttGATTTGTTGAGTATAGTTTCTGGTGTTAATTTAATCTACTTTGTATTTGATATCCAGCTGATTATGAGGTTTTTGAAGCCAAAGTCTACTGTTCCAGGATCTATCAGGTGAAGAGAGTACAATATTGATTCTCTTGATTCGTAGTTTTAATTGATGGTTGATTTTATGGTTTCAGTTCATGGTATCGTTCCTTCCTTGATACCAAGCTGgatatataattattgaagCTATGTTGACTGTTTCCACTATACATAAGGTACAATTTacaaatcatttttcttttgcttcATGTTTTTGTGAATCATAGTTTTGATCATCAAATTCACAAGAAACGtttgttttctaattttccACATGTCTTCAGCTTCTCATGGTTATACGTAGTTGttcaattactattaaattattatatgtcATCATCGAACTTTGcttgttttcagttttcagCTAGGATTATGTTGTTGGCACTTGATAATTCTAATAACATAAATGTCAAGTTTAAAGGTGTTAACTAAACTATTTTAGTAATCATTTATGTTAGACTTGCTAATCTTATTCTTCATGTTTGAAGAAGGAAGTTCTAGAGTTTTTCTGAGCTTGTTACTTGTTAAACCTTATAGATATggagtaaaaaaaagtaatactgTTAGCATTGATGTTGGCCTCTTTCTTTCGTGTTTATTActggaatatatataatttgctTGATGTCTGTTGTTAACTTGTTGTAACAGTATTTG
The genomic region above belongs to Salvia hispanica cultivar TCC Black 2014 chromosome 3, UniMelb_Shisp_WGS_1.0, whole genome shotgun sequence and contains:
- the LOC125209210 gene encoding uncharacterized protein LOC125209210 encodes the protein MGYYLADGIYPQWPVFLKMIRCPVGDNRKYFARAQESARKDVERAFWVLQSLFALVKGPTRFFYQEDIADIMYACIIMHNMIIDDEHEGVLNVTNDTSVASSSHGVSTESESESARRGVPYNEHEQFKAFMDIHQKEAHRALQHDMIEELWANRNRAHRP